From the Theobroma cacao cultivar B97-61/B2 chromosome 2, Criollo_cocoa_genome_V2, whole genome shotgun sequence genome, one window contains:
- the LOC108660695 gene encoding uncharacterized protein LOC108660695 produces the protein MNPLSILLNKCTLNGDNYFEWKRNLNIVLNYDKITWVLSDRELEALTLLLTPQDIEYHKKWHDVNELAKCYILAFMNSILQKQHVGMGNAADIILHLYEMFGTTTRSTKVKAINAFKDLKQKPKEPLRDFMLKVISCLNEAELNGAEINAKMQISMIVHSLNS, from the coding sequence ATGAATCCACTTTCAATTTTGCTGAACAAATGCACTCTAAATGGTGATAACTActttgaatggaaaagaaatcTTAATATTGTCCTTAATTATGACAAGATCACATGGGTTCTTTCTGACCGTGAGCTTGAAGCACTAACTCTCCTGTTAACTCCACAAGATATTGAATATCATAAGAAGTGGCATGATGTAAACGAGCTGGCTAAATGCTATATACTGGCCTTTATGAACAGTATATTGCAAAAGCAGCATGTAGGTATGGGTAATGCTGCTGACATAATATTGCACCTATATGAGATGTTCGGTACAACAACTAGATCTACTAAGGTGAAAGCAATTAATGCTTTTAAGGACCTTAAGCAGAAACCTAAGGAGCCACTTAGAGATTTCATGCTGAAAGTGATCTCTTGTCTCAATGAGGCAGAACTAAATGGTGCTGAGATAAATGCGAAAATGCAAATATCAATGATTGTTCATAGCTTGAATTCGTAA